A DNA window from Fundulus heteroclitus isolate FHET01 unplaced genomic scaffold, MU-UCD_Fhet_4.1 scaffold_75, whole genome shotgun sequence contains the following coding sequences:
- the LOC118561873 gene encoding NLR family CARD domain-containing protein 3-like — translation MDQCEDREEGVPPSKTTLCGEAESQSHAQRIHKTLTETHQPEPEPSCVSFKSDWSKGAIINFKSSGPASSERVDQQNSEVPRGPSARQHQTQLDSIFMLLEDNIVTFVKKELKKFQKVLSPDDPDCSESQRDDEEVLEGEDEEQRRSSREALMKITLNFLRRMKQEELADRLQSKHIAPIQHQLKSGLKEKFQCVFEGIAKAGSPTLLNQIYTELYITEGGTGEVNDEHEVRQIETASRKPHRPETTIRQEDIFKVPPGRDQPIRTVMTKGVAGIGKTVLTQKFTLDWAEDKAHQNIHFIFPFTFRELNVLKEKKFSLVDLVHHFFTETKEICSFEHFQVLFIFDGLDESRLPLDFQNQEILTDATESTSVDVLLTNLIRGKLLPSARLWITTRPAAANQIPPECVGMVTEVRGFTDPQKEEYFRKRFRDEEQARRIISHMKTSRSLHIMCHIPVFCWITATVLEDVLETREGGELPSTLTEMYIHFLVVQTKVKKVKYDGGAETDPHWSPESRKMIESLGKLAFDQLQKGNLIFYESDLTECGIDIRAASVYSGVFTQIFREERGGLYQDKVFCFIHLSLQEFLAALHVHRTFITSGVNLMEETQTSKESSDPKPKSFHQTAVDQALQSPNGHLDLFLRFLLGLSLQTNQRLLQGLLTQTGSSSQTNQETVQYIKEQISENVSAEKSINLFHCLNELKDRSLVEEIQQSLSSGRLSTDKLSPAQWSALIFILVSSAEYLDVFDLKKFSASEEVLLRLLPVVKASNKALLSGCNLSERSCEALSSVLSSQSSSLRELDLSNNNLQDSGVKLLSAGLESPNCRLETLSLSGCLVSEEGCVSLKSALSSNPSHLKELDLSYNHPGDSGVKLLSAGLKDPHWRLETLRVEPAGVRWLTPGLRKYSCQLTIDTNTVNRKLKLSEDNRKVTWMEELQSYPDHPDRFDEPQLLCRTGLTDRCYWEVEWRGDVYISVSYRRIRRKGDSRDCWFGSNDQSWSLFCSDRHGYYVRHNNRETSIFSSSVSNRVAVYVDCPAGILSFYRVSSDSLIHLHTFSTTFTEPLLPGFWSSSGSSVSLC, via the exons atggatcagtgtgaggacagagaggagggagtccctccctctaaaaccactctgtgtggggaagctgagagccagagccacgctcagag GATTCATAAGACActgacagaaacacatcaaccagaaccagaacccagctgtgtgtccttcaAGAGCGACTGGTCAAAGGGTGCCATCATTAACTTCAAATCTTCCGGACctgcatcctcagagag agtggaccagcagaactcagaggttcccagaggtccgtctgcccggcagcatcaaacccagctggactccatatttatg ctgctggaggacaacattgtcacttttgtgaagaaggagctgaagaagttccagaaggttctgagtccagatgacccagactgctcagagagtcagagagatgatgaggaggtgttggaaggtgaggatgaagagcagaggaggagcagcagagaggcactgatgaagatcactctgaacttcctgaggaggatgaagcaggaggagctggctgaccgtctgcagagca aaCATATTGCTCCAATTCAACATCaacttaaatctggtctgaaggagaagttccagtgtgtgtttgaggggatcgctaaagcaggaagtccaacccttctgaaccagatctacacagagctctacatcacagagggagggactggagaggtcaatgatgaacatgaggtcagacagattgaaacagcatccaggaaaccacacagaccagaaacaaccatcagacaagaagacatctttaaagtcccacctggaagagatcaaccaatcagaacagtgatgacaaagggagtggctggcattgggaaaacagtcttaacccagaagttcactctggactgggctgaagacaaagcccaccagaacatccacttcatatttccattcaccttcagagagctgaatgtgctgaaagagaaaaagttcagcttggtggaccttgttcatcacttctttactgaaaccaaagaaatctgcagctttgaacacttccaggttctgttcatctttgatggtctggatgagagtcgacttcctctggacttccagaaccaggagatcctgactgatgctacagagtccacctcagtggatgttctgctgacaaacctcatcagggggaaactgcttccctctgctcgcctctggataaccacacgacctgcagcagccaatcagatccctcctgagtgtgttggcatggtgacagaggtcagagggttcactgacccacagaaggaggagtacttcaggaagagattcagagatgaggagcaggccaggaggatcatctcccacatgaagacatcaagaagcctccacatcatgtgccacatcccagtcttctgctggatcactgctacggttctggaggacgtgttggagaccagagagggaggagagctgcccagcaccctgactgagatgtacatccacttcctggtggttcagaccaaagtgaagaaggtcaagtatgatggaggagctgaaacagatccacactggagtccagagagcaggaagatgattgagtctctgggaaaactggcttttgatcagctgcagaaaggaaacctgatcttctatgaatcagacctgacagagtgtggcatcgatatcagagcagcctcagtgtactcaggagtgttcacacagatctttagagaggagagaggagggctgtaccaggacaaggtgttctgcttcaTCCATCTGAgtcttcaggagtttctggctgctcttcatgttcatcgGACCTTCATCACCTCTGGTGtcaacctgatggaagaaaCTCAAACATCTAAGGAGTCCTCAGACCCTAAACCAAAGTCTTTTCACCAGAcagctgttgatcaggccttacagagtccaaatggacacctggacttgttcctccggttcctcctgggactttcactgcagaccaatcagagactcctacaaggtctgctgacacagacaggaagtagctcacagaccaatcaggaaacagttcagtacatcaaggagcagatcagtgagaatgtgtctgcagagaaaagcatcaatctgttccactgtctgaatgaactgaaggatcgttctctagtggaggagatccaacagtctctgagttcaggacgtctctccacagataaactgtctcctgctcagtggtcagctctgatcttcatcttagtgtcatcagctgaatatctggatgtgtttgacctgaagaaattctctgcttcagaggaggttcttctgaggctgctgccagtggttaaagcctccaacaaagctct actgagtggctgtaacctctcagagagaagctgtgaagctctgtcctcagttctcagctcccagtcctccagtctcagagaactggacctgagtaacaacaacctgcaggattcaggagtgaagcttctctctgctggactggagagtccaaactgcagactggaaactctcag TTTAtcaggctgtctggtctcagaggaaggctgtgtttctctgaaatcagctctgagctccaacccctcccatctgaaagagttggacctgagctacaatcatccaggagactcaggagtgaagctgctgtcGGCTGGACTGAAAGATCCACATTGGAGACTAGAAACTCTCAg ggtggagcctgctggagtccgatggttgacaccaggtctgaggaagt attcctgtcaactcacaatcgacacaaacacagtgaacagaaaactcaaactgtctgaagacaacaggaaggtgacatggatggaggagcttcagtcatatcctgatcatccagacagatttgatgaacctcagctgctgtgtagaactggtctgactgatcgctgttactgggaggtcgagTGGAGAGGAGACGTTTatatatcagtgagttacagaagaatcaggaggAAAGGAGACAGTAGAGACTGTTGGTTTGGATCTAATGATCAGtcctggagtctgttctgctCTGATCGTCATGGTTACTATGTCCGTCACAATAACAGAGAAACATCTAtcttctcctcctccgtctccaacagagtagcagtgtatgtggactgtcctgctggtattctgtccttctacagagtctcctctgactcactgatccacctccacaccttcagcaccacattcactgaacctctgcttcctgggttctggtccagttctggttcctcagtgtctttgtgctga